Proteins co-encoded in one Terriglobales bacterium genomic window:
- the ggt gene encoding gamma-glutamyltransferase → MVASVHELASQAGVEMMQAGGNAVDAAVATGFALAVVHPQAGNLGGGGFLLLRMANGETHFLDYREKAPAAATRDMYLDAQGNVIHHASTVGYRAIAVPGSVAGLVYAQKKWGKLPLERVMAPAIKLAREGFALSYEDARSFRDPDFHLGEFAESKRIFQRDGNYYQPGEIFRQPELAATLERIAKDPDDFYHGKLAQELAAAVQKGGGLMTAADLAAYEVKEREPVRGSYRGYEIISTPPPSSGGIALIEILNILEGYDLRRLGSRSADSMHLTAEAFRRAFFDRAEFLGDPDFAKIPVAQLMDKKYAAAWRESLNPAHASASAELHRPAFGELDRYAGKRPRRALRERVHTTHYSVVDPEGNAVAVTTTLNDSFGSAVTAQGLGFLLNNEMDDFTTKPGVPNIYGLIQGPANVIGGGKRPLSSMMPTMVLKDGKLFLVLGSPGGSTIISTVANILMGVVDYGMNIQEAVNAPRFHHQWLEDAIYLERGRFSPDTLRLLESRGHKVRSEAPWGAQDLWGDGECIEIDLKTGERLGASDARNNGKVVGY, encoded by the coding sequence CGGCGGAGGCTTCCTGCTGCTGCGCATGGCGAACGGCGAGACCCACTTTCTCGACTATCGCGAGAAGGCGCCGGCAGCGGCCACGCGCGACATGTATCTGGACGCGCAGGGCAACGTCATCCACCATGCCAGCACCGTTGGGTATCGCGCCATCGCGGTTCCCGGCTCGGTGGCCGGACTGGTGTACGCGCAGAAGAAGTGGGGGAAGCTGCCGCTGGAGCGGGTGATGGCGCCGGCCATCAAGCTGGCACGCGAAGGCTTTGCGCTCAGCTACGAGGACGCGCGCTCTTTCCGCGACCCCGACTTCCACCTGGGCGAGTTTGCTGAGTCGAAGCGGATATTCCAGCGTGATGGGAACTACTACCAGCCGGGCGAGATCTTCCGGCAGCCGGAGCTGGCGGCGACGCTGGAGCGCATCGCCAAGGATCCCGACGACTTCTACCACGGCAAGCTGGCGCAGGAATTGGCTGCGGCGGTCCAGAAGGGCGGAGGGCTGATGACGGCCGCCGACCTCGCCGCCTACGAGGTGAAAGAACGCGAGCCGGTGCGCGGCAGCTACCGCGGATACGAGATCATCAGCACCCCGCCGCCGTCTTCGGGCGGCATCGCGCTCATCGAGATCCTGAACATCCTGGAAGGCTATGACCTGCGGCGTCTGGGGAGCCGCTCCGCCGATTCCATGCACCTGACCGCCGAAGCCTTCCGGCGCGCCTTCTTCGACCGCGCCGAGTTCCTGGGCGACCCCGATTTTGCGAAGATCCCCGTGGCGCAGTTGATGGACAAGAAGTACGCGGCGGCGTGGCGGGAGTCGCTCAACCCGGCGCACGCCTCGGCCAGCGCCGAGCTGCACCGTCCGGCCTTCGGCGAGCTCGACCGCTACGCCGGGAAGCGTCCGCGGCGCGCGCTGCGCGAGCGCGTCCACACCACGCACTACTCGGTGGTGGATCCCGAGGGCAACGCCGTGGCCGTCACCACCACACTGAACGACAGCTTCGGCTCCGCCGTCACCGCGCAGGGTCTTGGCTTCCTGCTCAACAACGAGATGGACGACTTCACCACCAAGCCCGGCGTCCCCAATATCTACGGGCTCATCCAGGGGCCGGCCAACGTTATCGGGGGAGGGAAGCGCCCGCTCTCTTCCATGATGCCCACCATGGTGCTGAAGGACGGCAAGCTCTTCCTGGTGCTGGGCTCGCCCGGCGGCTCCACCATCATCAGCACGGTGGCCAACATACTGATGGGCGTGGTGGACTATGGCATGAACATCCAGGAGGCGGTCAACGCGCCCCGCTTCCACCACCAGTGGCTGGAGGACGCAATCTACCTGGAGCGCGGCCGCTTCTCCCCGGACACGCTGCGCCTGCTGGAATCGCGCGGGCACAAGGTGCGCTCGGAAGCGCCCTGGGGCGCGCAGGACCTGTGGGGCGACGGGGAGTGCATCGAGATCGATCTGAAGACGGGCGAGCGGCTGGGGGCGAGCGACGCCCGCAACAACGGGAAGGTGGTGGGCTACTGA
- a CDS encoding sugar phosphate isomerase/epimerase family protein, which translates to MLRAMSTYVCVKERLHPGLLDGLARGGAQAIEIFAARGHFDYSNKAHVKELAGWFRSSGVPLNSLHSPMFNDYEWGRSGSPAINVTEPDKKQRFEAMDEIKRAIEVAELIPFQFLVQHMGNGGDEFDPAKFEAGVNSLEHLRAFAKPLGVRLLVENIPNELSTAERLLEFIRVPHFEDVGVCFDVGHAYLAEGVTETFGKLKEYIRSTHVHDNQHDRDSHLWPGDGKIEWKQAMALLRSAPQAPPLLMEIDGEGKGDIVKGMAEAFRRLEAV; encoded by the coding sequence ATGCTGCGCGCCATGTCCACCTACGTGTGCGTGAAGGAGCGGCTGCATCCCGGCCTGCTGGACGGTCTGGCGCGCGGAGGCGCGCAGGCCATTGAGATCTTCGCCGCGCGCGGACACTTTGACTACAGCAACAAGGCGCACGTGAAGGAGCTCGCCGGGTGGTTCCGCAGCTCGGGCGTGCCGCTGAACTCCCTGCACTCGCCGATGTTCAACGACTACGAGTGGGGACGCAGCGGCTCTCCCGCCATCAACGTGACCGAGCCCGACAAGAAGCAGCGCTTCGAGGCCATGGACGAGATCAAGCGCGCCATCGAAGTGGCCGAGCTCATCCCCTTCCAATTCCTGGTGCAGCACATGGGTAACGGCGGTGACGAGTTCGATCCCGCCAAGTTCGAGGCCGGCGTGAACTCGCTGGAGCACCTGCGCGCCTTCGCCAAGCCGCTGGGCGTCCGCTTGCTGGTGGAGAACATCCCCAACGAGCTTTCCACCGCGGAGCGGTTGCTGGAGTTCATCCGCGTGCCGCACTTCGAGGATGTGGGCGTGTGCTTCGACGTCGGCCACGCCTACCTGGCGGAGGGAGTGACGGAGACCTTCGGCAAGCTGAAGGAGTACATCCGCTCCACCCACGTGCACGACAACCAGCACGACCGCGACTCCCACCTGTGGCCGGGAGACGGGAAGATCGAATGGAAGCAGGCCATGGCGCTGTTGCGCTCCGCGCCGCAGGCGCCGCCGCTGCTGATGGAGATCGACGGCGAGGGCAAGGGCGACATCGTGAAGGGCATGGCCGAGGCCTTCCGCCGCCTGGAGGCTGTCTAG
- the asnS gene encoding asparagine--tRNA ligase, with the protein MEAPITSVAQIGGHDGQTVTLRGWLYNLRESGKLLFPQFRDGSGVIQGVVAKSDVSPELFETVKNLTQESSVIVQGKVRADKRAPGGYELVVSDLTVVQRVPDDEPYPISLKEHGVDFLMDHRHLWVRTPRQAAILRVRAEIIKACRDFFDDRGFVLTDPPILTPAACEGTSTLFPVDYFGDQAFLTQSGQLYIEATAMALGKVYSFGPTFRAEKSKTRRHLTEFWMVEPEVAFATLDDLMDLAEDLIASILERCLERRHAELTTMGRDVAPLEKVKKPFPRISYDEAVKLLQEGHAEGKVETRFEWGGDLGAPDETYLASRFDRPVMVHRYPAQVKAFYMEPDPKQPDRALCVDVLAPEGYGEIIGGSQRIGSHELLLRRIREHNLPEEAFKWYLDLRKYGGVPHGGFGMGIERVVAWVCGLEHVRETIPFARMINRLYP; encoded by the coding sequence ATGGAAGCACCCATTACCAGCGTCGCTCAAATCGGCGGCCACGACGGCCAGACCGTCACCCTGCGCGGGTGGCTCTACAACCTGCGCGAGAGCGGGAAACTGCTTTTTCCGCAGTTCCGCGACGGGAGCGGAGTCATTCAGGGCGTGGTGGCCAAGAGCGACGTTTCTCCGGAGCTGTTCGAGACGGTAAAGAACCTGACGCAGGAATCGAGCGTCATCGTGCAGGGAAAAGTCCGCGCCGACAAGCGCGCTCCCGGCGGCTACGAGCTGGTGGTCAGCGATCTGACCGTGGTGCAGCGCGTGCCCGACGACGAACCTTATCCCATCTCGCTCAAAGAGCATGGGGTGGACTTCCTGATGGACCACCGGCACCTGTGGGTGCGGACGCCGCGGCAGGCGGCCATCCTGCGCGTGCGCGCGGAGATCATCAAAGCCTGCCGCGACTTCTTCGATGACCGTGGCTTCGTGCTGACCGATCCGCCCATCCTTACTCCCGCCGCCTGCGAGGGCACCAGCACGCTGTTTCCCGTGGACTACTTCGGCGACCAGGCCTTCCTCACCCAGTCCGGCCAGCTCTACATCGAGGCCACGGCCATGGCGCTGGGCAAGGTGTATTCCTTCGGGCCGACGTTCCGCGCGGAAAAATCAAAGACCCGCCGCCACCTCACCGAGTTCTGGATGGTGGAGCCGGAGGTCGCCTTCGCCACCCTCGACGACCTGATGGACCTGGCCGAGGACCTCATTGCATCCATCCTCGAGCGCTGCCTGGAGCGGCGGCACGCGGAGCTCACCACCATGGGCCGCGACGTCGCGCCGCTGGAGAAGGTGAAGAAGCCCTTCCCGCGGATCAGCTACGACGAGGCAGTGAAGCTTTTGCAGGAAGGCCACGCCGAAGGGAAGGTCGAAACGAGATTCGAATGGGGCGGCGACCTGGGCGCGCCGGACGAGACCTATCTGGCCTCGCGCTTCGACCGCCCAGTGATGGTGCACCGCTATCCGGCGCAGGTGAAGGCCTTCTACATGGAGCCCGACCCCAAGCAGCCTGACCGGGCCCTGTGCGTGGACGTGCTGGCGCCCGAAGGCTACGGCGAAATCATCGGAGGCTCGCAGCGCATCGGCTCCCACGAACTGCTGCTGCGGCGCATCCGCGAGCACAACCTGCCGGAAGAGGCATTCAAGTGGTACCTGGACCTGCGCAAGTACGGCGGCGTGCCGCACGGCGGCTTCGGCATGGGAATCGAGCGGGTGGTGGCGTGGGTCTGCGGCCTGGAGCACGTGCGCGAGACCATCCCCTTCGCCCGCATGATCAATCGGCTTTATCCCTAG
- the rocF gene encoding arginase, translating to MTTAAASFSSIVPKKIRVIGVPLDLGQSRRGVDMGPSAVRVAGLEARLEALGHTVEDAGNILVAIAEQKKEGDPKAKYLKEIVATCTKHADLVLKTLEAGKIPIVLGGDHSVAVGTMAGVAEFHRRLGHKVGLIWIDAHTDINTPETSPSGNVHGMPLAAIMGLGPAELANIVNFSPMVAPENCVLVGVRDIDVVEKENVRKAGVEVYTMRDIDERGMRAVMEEALRIAGRGTAGYHISLDMDWIDPEDAPGVGTPVRGGATYREAHLVMEAIADHGRMTSFEIVEVNPVIDEHNRTADLAVELALSVFGKKIL from the coding sequence GTGACCACAGCAGCAGCATCGTTCTCGAGCATCGTGCCCAAGAAGATTCGGGTGATCGGCGTGCCCCTGGATTTGGGGCAGTCGCGCCGCGGCGTGGATATGGGTCCGTCCGCGGTGCGCGTAGCCGGACTGGAAGCGCGACTGGAAGCTCTCGGCCACACGGTGGAAGATGCCGGCAACATTTTGGTAGCCATCGCCGAGCAGAAAAAAGAGGGCGACCCCAAAGCCAAGTACCTGAAGGAGATCGTCGCCACCTGCACCAAACACGCCGATTTGGTGCTGAAGACGCTCGAAGCCGGCAAGATACCCATCGTGCTGGGCGGCGACCACTCGGTGGCCGTGGGCACCATGGCGGGCGTGGCCGAGTTCCATCGCCGCCTGGGACACAAGGTGGGGCTCATCTGGATCGACGCCCACACCGACATCAACACGCCGGAGACCTCGCCCTCGGGCAACGTCCACGGCATGCCGCTGGCCGCCATCATGGGACTGGGCCCGGCGGAGCTGGCCAACATCGTCAACTTCTCCCCCATGGTCGCGCCGGAGAATTGCGTGTTGGTGGGAGTGCGCGACATTGACGTGGTGGAGAAGGAGAACGTGCGCAAGGCCGGAGTCGAGGTCTATACCATGCGTGACATCGACGAGCGCGGCATGCGCGCCGTGATGGAAGAAGCACTGCGCATCGCCGGGCGCGGCACCGCGGGCTACCACATCTCGCTCGACATGGACTGGATCGATCCCGAGGACGCCCCCGGCGTGGGCACTCCGGTGCGCGGCGGCGCCACCTACCGCGAGGCCCACCTAGTGATGGAAGCCATCGCCGACCACGGCCGCATGACCTCGTTCGAAATAGTTGAGGTGAATCCGGTGATTGACGAGCATAATCGCACTGCGGATCTGGCGGTCGAGCTGGCGTTGAGCGTGTTTGGAAAGAAGATCCTCTGA
- a CDS encoding D-alanine--D-alanine ligase family protein, with translation MNKLRVGVLFGGRSGEHEVSLLSAASVIEAIDKKKYEVVPIGITKQGRWVTSGHAQQLLRGKGSGKHLRAGDPAATAPAAVLAKGEGIIVPPEPRSEDEPSLAAFEPAGGSPASTQSAAHLIAVDVIFPVLHGTFGEDGTIQGLLELADLAYVGAGVLGSACGMDKDVMKRLFAAARLPMVKHVTILRSDWERDPKAARRAIEKKLRYPVFVKPANLGSSVGISKVHQGRELAAAIAEAGAYDRKIIVEQGVGGAKGKAREIECSVLGNDQPRASVAGEIVPVQEFYDYNAKYLDEGSKLLIPAKISQAQQKKVQQMAVAAFQAVDCSGLARVDFLMDPNTGKIYVNEINTMPGFTSISMYPKLWAATGIAYPELIDRLIQLGLERHAEKKKNQYSR, from the coding sequence ATGAACAAGTTGCGCGTGGGAGTCCTGTTCGGCGGGCGCTCGGGGGAGCATGAGGTCTCGCTGCTCTCTGCCGCCTCGGTCATCGAGGCCATTGACAAGAAGAAATACGAGGTGGTGCCCATCGGCATCACCAAGCAAGGCCGCTGGGTGACCTCGGGACATGCCCAGCAACTCTTGCGCGGCAAGGGATCGGGAAAACATCTCCGCGCCGGTGATCCAGCGGCCACCGCGCCCGCAGCGGTGCTGGCCAAGGGCGAGGGCATCATCGTCCCGCCCGAACCGCGCTCTGAAGATGAGCCATCGCTGGCTGCGTTTGAACCCGCGGGCGGGTCGCCCGCATCCACACAGTCCGCAGCGCACCTCATCGCCGTGGACGTCATCTTCCCCGTATTGCACGGCACCTTCGGCGAGGACGGCACCATCCAGGGCCTGCTCGAACTGGCCGACCTGGCCTACGTGGGCGCGGGCGTGCTGGGCTCGGCCTGCGGCATGGACAAGGACGTGATGAAGCGCCTGTTCGCTGCGGCGCGGCTGCCCATGGTCAAGCACGTCACCATCCTGCGAAGCGATTGGGAGCGCGACCCCAAGGCCGCGCGCCGCGCCATCGAAAAGAAGCTGCGCTATCCGGTCTTCGTCAAGCCCGCGAACCTGGGCTCCTCGGTGGGCATCAGCAAGGTCCACCAGGGCAGGGAACTGGCGGCGGCGATTGCGGAAGCCGGCGCCTATGACCGCAAGATCATCGTCGAGCAGGGCGTGGGCGGCGCGAAAGGGAAGGCGCGGGAGATCGAGTGCTCGGTGCTGGGCAACGACCAGCCGCGAGCCTCGGTGGCCGGGGAGATCGTCCCCGTCCAGGAGTTCTACGACTACAACGCCAAGTATCTGGACGAGGGCTCGAAGCTGCTCATCCCGGCCAAGATCAGCCAGGCGCAGCAGAAGAAGGTGCAGCAGATGGCCGTCGCCGCCTTCCAGGCCGTAGATTGCTCCGGCCTCGCCCGCGTGGACTTCCTCATGGACCCGAATACCGGGAAGATCTACGTCAACGAGATCAACACCATGCCCGGCTTTACCTCCATCAGCATGTACCCGAAGCTGTGGGCAGCTACGGGGATTGCGTATCCCGAGCTCATCGACCGGCTCATCCAACTGGGACTGGAGCGCCACGCCGAGAAGAAAAAGAACCAGTACAGCCGCTAG
- a CDS encoding TetR/AcrR family transcriptional regulator gives MIPAAKPRTAANRSPKLRRQPERTRQAILKAALLEFAQEGAAGARIDHIARAARVNKALLYYYFKDKERLYGAVLDQVFSGLAERINEVLDRNLPPREKVLAYAAAHFDYIAASPMYPRVVQREMMRAGRAGSPHIRRMVDLYLRPVQGRLAELFRAGMESGDFRCVDAVHFVFSIVAMNVFYFSSAPVLALLSHADPLAPEAVAARRAAVLDLIAAALFTTPQATAGGSNA, from the coding sequence ATGATCCCAGCCGCCAAGCCCAGAACCGCCGCCAATCGGTCCCCAAAGTTACGCCGGCAGCCCGAGCGCACCCGCCAGGCCATCCTCAAGGCCGCCTTGCTGGAGTTCGCCCAGGAGGGCGCGGCCGGGGCGCGCATCGACCACATCGCCCGCGCCGCCCGCGTCAACAAGGCGCTGCTCTACTACTACTTCAAGGACAAAGAGCGGCTCTACGGCGCCGTCCTCGACCAGGTATTTTCCGGGCTAGCGGAGCGCATCAATGAGGTGCTGGACCGCAACCTGCCGCCGCGGGAGAAGGTGCTGGCCTACGCCGCGGCGCACTTCGACTACATCGCTGCCTCGCCCATGTATCCCCGGGTAGTGCAGCGGGAGATGATGCGCGCGGGGCGCGCCGGCTCCCCGCACATCCGCCGCATGGTGGATCTGTACCTTCGTCCCGTCCAGGGGCGCCTGGCGGAGCTGTTCCGCGCCGGCATGGAGTCGGGCGACTTCCGCTGCGTGGACGCCGTGCATTTTGTTTTCTCCATCGTGGCCATGAACGTCTTCTACTTCTCCAGCGCGCCGGTGCTGGCCCTGCTCTCGCACGCTGACCCGCTGGCGCCGGAAGCGGTCGCCGCGCGCCGGGCGGCAGTGCTCGACCTGATCGCCGCCGCGCTCTTCACCACTCCGCAGGCAACCGCCGGAGGTTCGAACGCATGA
- a CDS encoding efflux RND transporter periplasmic adaptor subunit: MNYRNKFLALLGVLAVLAAIYYFATANRSSDLSLIGTVDSNQVIVSARISGRIERLLVEEGSEVKQGDVIAQLDRAELEAQSKAASAQFSSQGSRVSSSQATAAQASGETSSDVTNAQSLVQSARAQLAEAQANLEREQLDNARMVKLAAEGVASQQDRDRSSAALKAAQARVKSLEDQVKASQAALGAAQARTQQAHAAASNVSAARSEMNAAQAQLAEAETRLGYTQVVAPVSGTVSVRAARQGEVVAAGQPIVTIVDLNDVWVRAAVPETESDGVALGDTLKVRLLSGRVLDGTVIFKGVEADFATQRDVGRSKRDIKTVVLKVRVDNRDKRLTPGMTAEVLVPARKK, from the coding sequence ATGAACTATCGCAACAAATTCCTCGCCCTGCTGGGCGTGCTGGCGGTGCTCGCCGCCATCTACTACTTCGCCACCGCCAACCGCTCCAGCGACCTCTCGCTCATCGGCACGGTGGATTCCAACCAGGTCATCGTGAGCGCCAGGATCTCCGGCCGCATCGAGCGCTTGCTGGTGGAGGAGGGCTCGGAGGTGAAGCAGGGTGACGTGATCGCGCAGTTGGACCGGGCCGAGTTGGAAGCGCAGTCCAAGGCGGCAAGCGCGCAGTTCTCGAGCCAGGGCTCCCGGGTTTCGAGCAGCCAAGCCACAGCGGCACAGGCGAGCGGCGAGACTTCCAGCGACGTGACCAACGCGCAGTCGCTGGTGCAGTCGGCGCGCGCCCAGCTTGCCGAGGCCCAGGCCAACCTGGAGCGCGAGCAGCTGGACAACGCGCGCATGGTGAAGCTGGCCGCGGAAGGCGTGGCCTCGCAACAGGACCGCGACCGCTCGAGCGCCGCGCTGAAGGCGGCGCAGGCGCGGGTGAAGTCGCTGGAGGATCAAGTGAAGGCGTCGCAGGCCGCGCTGGGCGCGGCGCAGGCGCGCACCCAACAGGCGCACGCCGCCGCCAGCAACGTCTCGGCGGCCCGCTCCGAGATGAACGCCGCCCAGGCGCAATTGGCTGAGGCCGAGACCCGCCTGGGCTATACGCAAGTGGTCGCGCCGGTCTCGGGGACGGTCTCGGTGCGCGCCGCGCGCCAGGGCGAGGTGGTCGCCGCCGGCCAGCCCATCGTTACCATCGTGGATTTGAACGACGTCTGGGTGCGCGCCGCGGTTCCGGAGACCGAATCCGACGGCGTGGCCCTGGGCGATACGCTCAAAGTCCGCCTGCTCTCCGGCCGCGTGCTCGACGGCACGGTCATCTTCAAGGGCGTGGAGGCCGACTTCGCCACCCAGCGCGACGTGGGCCGCAGCAAGCGCGACATCAAGACCGTGGTGCTGAAGGTCCGCGTGGACAACCGCGACAAGCGCCTCACCCCGGGCATGACCGCCGAGGTGCTGGTGCCCGCGAGGAAGAAGTGA
- a CDS encoding ATP-binding cassette domain-containing protein, with product MNTFVKPANHKPNGGPPAIEVENITKKYGDFTAVDSVSFAVEEGEIFGLLGPNGAGKSTLIRMMTTLIEITSGTARVAGHDVQKEPDAARRFIGVIPQAMTSDLDLTVGENLGIYAKLYGVPAKERKRSIAELLEIMDLTKWRDAQTKTLSGGMRRRLEIARGLVHSPSIFFLDEPTTGLDPVSRVAVWEMLTKLKQERALTVLLTTHYMDEADRLCNRIAIVDHGHLVALDTPHALKASVPGSNVIEVQFSHVPELWEERLRKLGKVHSVKLEGDHTYRILSDEGSLTTTELVSMALAEGVQVKSLSVQSTTLDDVFVHYTGRQLRDEQVKAFAYTGYVFGQEMR from the coding sequence GTGAACACCTTCGTCAAGCCCGCGAACCACAAGCCGAACGGCGGCCCGCCCGCCATCGAGGTGGAGAACATCACCAAAAAGTACGGCGACTTCACCGCCGTAGACAGCGTTTCCTTCGCGGTCGAGGAGGGTGAAATCTTCGGCCTGCTGGGGCCGAACGGCGCGGGCAAGTCCACGCTCATCCGCATGATGACCACGCTCATCGAGATCACCAGCGGAACGGCGCGCGTCGCCGGCCACGACGTGCAGAAGGAGCCGGACGCCGCCCGCCGCTTCATCGGCGTGATCCCCCAAGCGATGACCAGCGACCTGGACCTCACGGTAGGCGAAAACCTGGGCATCTACGCCAAGCTCTACGGCGTGCCGGCGAAGGAGCGCAAGCGCTCCATTGCGGAGCTGCTGGAGATTATGGACCTCACCAAGTGGCGCGACGCGCAGACCAAGACGCTCTCCGGCGGCATGCGGCGGCGGCTGGAGATCGCGCGCGGGCTGGTCCACAGTCCCAGCATCTTCTTCCTCGACGAGCCCACCACCGGCCTGGACCCGGTCTCCCGCGTGGCGGTGTGGGAGATGCTCACCAAGCTCAAGCAGGAGCGCGCCCTTACCGTGCTCCTCACCACCCACTACATGGACGAAGCCGATCGGCTGTGCAACCGCATCGCCATCGTGGACCACGGACACCTGGTGGCCCTGGATACGCCGCACGCACTCAAGGCCAGCGTCCCCGGGTCGAACGTCATCGAGGTGCAGTTTTCGCACGTGCCGGAGCTTTGGGAGGAGCGGCTGCGCAAGCTGGGCAAAGTCCATTCAGTGAAGCTGGAAGGCGATCACACCTACCGCATCCTCTCCGACGAAGGCTCGCTGACCACCACTGAATTGGTCTCCATGGCGCTGGCCGAGGGGGTGCAGGTGAAGTCGCTCTCGGTGCAGAGCACCACGCTGGACGACGTTTTCGTGCACTACACCGGGCGCCAGTTGCGCGACGAGCAGGTGAAGGCCTTCGCCTACACCGGCTATGTCTTCGGCCAGGAGATGAGGTAA
- a CDS encoding ABC transporter permease, translated as MGLVRMMAIVERELRRFVRSPALMMASMVFPLVQLIVLGSAFGGKIKDARLGVVDYDRGTQSLKVREAFDSIRSNAGTFTPQYYDDEKQMVADVRNGKLEAGLVIPPQFSRRVYQQEQPRIALVVDNTDGFMSSALEGKLTELVAALNRPDVEPHMVRQIALDVVELYPYNDYLKYLLPGSIALAMFVSVMIGGGMLYIDDKARGIHEGFLVTPITKLELVAGLTVAGALKAVGAGIVLTLIGSLIAGVGTTFHPVKLFWLLVMIALTSLAFVSMMFLLMVRVEDPLVPRAIFGILNTLLFFPSGAIYPVQAFPAWLKVVAWIDPFTYAVHGFKSLLLREAGFAAIWPDMLYLSVFAAITLIGVVALFKRTL; from the coding sequence ATGGGCTTGGTGCGCATGATGGCCATCGTGGAGCGCGAGTTGCGGCGCTTTGTCCGCTCCCCCGCCCTGATGATGGCTTCCATGGTCTTCCCCCTGGTGCAGCTCATCGTGCTGGGCAGCGCCTTCGGCGGCAAGATCAAGGACGCGCGCCTGGGGGTGGTGGACTACGACCGCGGCACGCAGTCGCTGAAGGTCCGCGAAGCCTTCGACTCCATCCGCTCCAACGCCGGAACCTTCACGCCGCAGTACTACGATGACGAGAAGCAGATGGTGGCGGACGTACGCAACGGCAAGCTGGAGGCCGGCCTGGTCATCCCGCCGCAGTTCTCCCGCCGCGTCTATCAGCAGGAGCAGCCGCGCATCGCATTGGTGGTGGATAACACCGACGGCTTCATGAGTTCGGCCCTGGAGGGCAAGCTCACCGAGCTGGTGGCGGCGCTCAACCGGCCCGACGTCGAGCCCCACATGGTGCGACAGATCGCGCTCGACGTGGTCGAGCTCTATCCCTACAACGACTACCTGAAGTATCTGCTGCCGGGCTCCATTGCGCTGGCCATGTTCGTGAGCGTGATGATCGGCGGCGGCATGCTCTACATCGACGACAAGGCGCGCGGCATCCACGAAGGCTTCCTGGTGACGCCCATCACCAAGCTGGAGCTGGTCGCCGGGCTGACCGTGGCCGGCGCGCTCAAGGCGGTGGGGGCTGGCATCGTGCTCACCCTCATCGGCTCGCTGATCGCCGGCGTGGGCACCACCTTCCATCCCGTCAAGCTTTTCTGGCTGCTGGTGATGATCGCGCTCACCTCTCTGGCTTTCGTCAGCATGATGTTCCTGCTCATGGTGCGGGTGGAGGACCCGCTCGTGCCCCGCGCTATCTTCGGCATCCTGAATACGCTGCTCTTCTTCCCCTCCGGCGCCATCTATCCGGTTCAGGCGTTTCCCGCGTGGCTGAAGGTGGTCGCCTGGATCGATCCCTTCACCTACGCCGTGCACGGATTCAAGTCTCTGCTGCTGCGCGAGGCCGGCTTTGCTGCAATCTGGCCGGATATGCTGTATCTTTCGGTCTTCGCCGCGATCACGCTCATCGGCGTGGTGGCCCTGTTCAAGCGGACGTTGTAG
- the fabD gene encoding ACP S-malonyltransferase, with amino-acid sequence MATAPGNPKSVAFLFPGQGSQSVGMGKELAARYPLAKQTFDQADAALGYALSVLCFEGPEEKLKMTEVTQPAILTVSVAALRVLREQGVAPGFVAGHSLGEYSAHVAAGTLDFADAVRIVRNRGRYMQEAVPAGQGAMAAVLGLSLEEIEAACREAAQGQVVAPANINSPGQVVISGHAAAVERAAELVKQRGAKRAVMLPVSAPFHCALMQPAQDRLAADLKAATFHPMNLPLVTNVDAEVLDSAEKARNALIRQVTGAVQWEKSMRALIERGVDTFVEVGPGKVLCGLMRQIDRAKACMNVEDPASLEKTLAQRSSTS; translated from the coding sequence ATGGCCACGGCTCCCGGCAATCCCAAGTCCGTTGCTTTCCTCTTTCCCGGCCAGGGCTCGCAGTCCGTGGGCATGGGCAAGGAGCTGGCCGCGCGCTATCCCCTAGCCAAGCAAACCTTCGACCAGGCTGACGCCGCCCTGGGCTACGCCCTCTCCGTGCTGTGCTTCGAAGGGCCGGAAGAGAAGCTGAAGATGACCGAGGTGACGCAACCCGCCATCCTCACCGTCTCGGTGGCCGCGCTGCGGGTGCTGCGCGAGCAGGGCGTTGCGCCCGGGTTCGTCGCCGGGCACAGCCTGGGCGAGTACTCGGCGCACGTGGCGGCGGGTACACTCGACTTCGCCGATGCGGTGCGGATCGTCCGCAACCGCGGACGCTACATGCAGGAGGCGGTCCCCGCGGGCCAGGGCGCCATGGCCGCCGTGCTGGGCCTGTCGCTCGAAGAGATTGAAGCCGCCTGCCGCGAGGCCGCGCAGGGCCAGGTGGTCGCGCCCGCCAACATCAACTCCCCCGGCCAGGTGGTCATCTCCGGCCATGCGGCTGCAGTCGAGCGCGCCGCGGAGCTGGTGAAGCAGCGCGGCGCCAAGCGCGCCGTCATGCTGCCGGTATCCGCGCCCTTCCACTGCGCGCTCATGCAGCCGGCACAGGACCGCCTGGCGGCCGACCTGAAAGCTGCGACCTTCCACCCCATGAACCTCCCGCTGGTCACGAACGTGGACGCCGAGGTGCTCGACTCAGCCGAGAAGGCACGCAACGCCCTCATCCGCCAGGTCACCGGCGCCGTGCAGTGGGAAAAGTCCATGCGCGCGCTGATCGAAAGAGGAGTGGATACGTTTGTCGAAGTCGGCCCGGGAAAGGTCCTGTGCGGCCTGATGCGGCAGATCGACCGCGCTAAGGCCTGCATGAACGTAGAAGACCCAGCCTCGCTCGAGAAGACGCTGGCTCAGCGCAGCTCGACCTCGTAG